A genomic segment from Stappia indica encodes:
- a CDS encoding alkaline phosphatase family protein: MPLNVLLITADQWRGDCLGLAGHPVVRTPNIDALAREAVYFSRHYCQAAPCAPARACLYTGLYQMTNRVVRNGTPLDARHDTIALAARRAGYDPTLFGYTDQSVDPRTVTGDDPWLRTYEGILPGMSVRVRVPEDHGPWLSWLASRGYELPDPPQDMWLPVDGPADPPSGRPARYLAEETETAFLVDEFLRWLGEVESAPPARAKAGGRPWFAHLSFIRPHPPFIVPEPYASMYDPADGPGFLGAATPEEAARLHPFLAYAIEQQDKSHFVWGAKGKVRDWDEAVRRQMRATYWGMVSEVDAQIGRIVAELKARGEWDNTLVVLTADHGEMMGDHQLFSKLGFYDQAYHIPLIVRDPRKSEGHGRTVEAFTESVDIMPTVLEAIGAICPPWLDGAPLTAFLEGRVPAEWRDAAHWEYDFREVATGEAQAALGLSLDACSMSVIRDADVKYVHFAGLPPLLFDLAADPHETRNVAGDPAYASLRLQYAEKMLSWRARHLDRRLTGIELTEDGPVDARAG, from the coding sequence ATGCCTCTCAACGTGCTTCTCATCACCGCCGACCAGTGGCGCGGCGACTGTCTCGGCCTCGCCGGCCATCCGGTCGTTCGCACGCCCAACATCGACGCCCTGGCGCGTGAGGCGGTGTATTTCTCCCGCCACTACTGCCAGGCCGCGCCTTGTGCGCCGGCTCGCGCCTGCCTCTATACCGGCCTCTACCAGATGACCAACCGGGTGGTGCGCAACGGCACGCCGCTCGATGCGCGGCACGACACCATCGCGCTCGCCGCCCGCCGCGCCGGCTACGACCCGACCCTGTTCGGCTATACGGACCAGTCCGTCGACCCGCGCACCGTCACGGGCGATGATCCCTGGCTGCGCACCTATGAGGGCATCCTGCCGGGCATGAGCGTGCGCGTGCGCGTGCCGGAGGATCACGGGCCCTGGCTGTCCTGGCTGGCGTCTCGCGGGTACGAACTGCCCGATCCGCCGCAGGACATGTGGCTGCCGGTGGACGGCCCCGCCGACCCACCTTCGGGCCGCCCGGCCCGCTATTTAGCAGAGGAGACCGAGACCGCCTTCCTGGTCGACGAGTTCCTGCGCTGGCTCGGCGAGGTGGAGAGCGCTCCGCCCGCCCGCGCCAAGGCTGGCGGACGTCCCTGGTTCGCCCATCTCAGCTTCATCCGCCCGCACCCGCCCTTCATCGTGCCGGAGCCTTACGCCTCCATGTACGATCCGGCCGATGGGCCGGGCTTCCTCGGTGCGGCAACGCCCGAGGAGGCGGCGCGCCTGCACCCCTTCCTTGCCTACGCCATCGAGCAGCAGGACAAGTCGCATTTCGTCTGGGGGGCGAAAGGCAAGGTGCGCGATTGGGACGAAGCCGTGCGCCGGCAGATGCGCGCCACCTACTGGGGCATGGTCTCCGAGGTCGACGCGCAGATCGGTCGCATCGTCGCCGAGCTGAAGGCGCGCGGCGAGTGGGACAACACCCTGGTCGTGCTCACCGCCGACCATGGCGAGATGATGGGCGACCACCAGCTCTTTTCGAAGCTCGGCTTCTACGATCAGGCCTATCACATCCCGCTGATCGTCCGCGATCCGCGCAAGAGCGAGGGCCATGGCCGCACGGTCGAGGCCTTCACCGAGTCCGTGGACATCATGCCGACGGTGCTGGAGGCCATTGGCGCGATCTGCCCGCCGTGGCTGGACGGCGCGCCGCTGACCGCGTTCCTGGAAGGGCGGGTTCCGGCCGAGTGGCGCGATGCGGCGCATTGGGAATACGACTTCCGCGAGGTCGCGACCGGCGAAGCGCAGGCCGCGCTCGGTCTGTCGCTCGATGCCTGCTCCATGAGCGTCATTCGCGATGCGGACGTCAAATACGTCCACTTCGCCGGCCTGCCGCCGTTGCTCTTCGACCTTGCCGCCGACCCGCACGAGACGCGCAATGTCGCGGGCGACCCGGCCTATGCCTCGCTGCGGCTGCAATATGCGGAAAAGATGCTGTCCTGGCGCGCGCGCCATCTCGACCGGAGGCTGACCGGCATCGAGCTGACGGAAGACGGCCCGGTCGACGCGCGGGCCGGCTGA
- a CDS encoding LysR family transcriptional regulator produces the protein MNISSVDLNLLVAFDALMSERNVTRAARRIGLSQPAMSNALSRLRALFDDELFVRSGRGMEPTARAQSLAMPVSEALRRIEEAIAPALAFDPCSLDRAVRIAMTDNSMAVLLEALILRFRNAAPKLDLHIKNSRAAGMTPMLDDGEIDMAIGVAGELEARHRAMPLYSDRLVGIARRGRFGPQGPTLEQFVAAEHVLVTPRNATGGSLDRELANRGLSRRVFLTLPQFIMAPYAVAKADLVACLPARIALAKAEMLDLEIFEPPVALDDFTVSLIWHGRDDAEPAHRWLRETVADVVREVTALGDADRWPICQTLLGPCRANVPAAHAAAQEHPAEAERVPASA, from the coding sequence ATGAATATATCCTCGGTCGACCTCAACCTGCTGGTGGCGTTCGACGCGCTCATGAGCGAGCGCAACGTGACGCGCGCCGCGCGCCGCATCGGCCTGTCGCAACCGGCCATGTCGAACGCGCTGTCGCGGCTGCGGGCGCTGTTCGACGACGAACTCTTCGTGCGCTCTGGTCGCGGGATGGAGCCGACCGCGCGGGCGCAGTCGCTGGCGATGCCCGTGTCTGAGGCGTTGCGGCGGATCGAGGAGGCCATCGCGCCGGCCCTCGCCTTCGACCCGTGCAGCCTCGACCGGGCGGTGCGCATCGCGATGACCGACAATTCGATGGCGGTGCTGCTGGAGGCGCTGATCCTGCGGTTCCGAAATGCGGCCCCCAAGCTCGACCTGCATATCAAGAACTCCCGCGCCGCCGGCATGACGCCGATGCTGGACGACGGCGAGATCGACATGGCCATCGGCGTTGCCGGCGAGCTGGAGGCGCGCCACCGGGCGATGCCGCTCTATTCGGACCGGCTGGTGGGGATCGCCCGGCGCGGGCGCTTCGGCCCGCAGGGGCCGACGCTGGAACAGTTCGTGGCGGCCGAACACGTGCTGGTGACGCCGCGCAACGCCACCGGCGGCTCGCTGGACCGGGAGCTTGCCAATCGCGGCCTGTCGCGGCGGGTGTTCCTGACGCTGCCGCAATTCATCATGGCGCCCTATGCGGTTGCCAAGGCCGACCTCGTCGCCTGTCTGCCGGCGCGTATCGCGCTGGCCAAGGCGGAGATGCTGGACCTGGAGATCTTCGAGCCGCCGGTGGCGCTGGACGATTTCACCGTGTCGCTGATCTGGCACGGGCGCGACGATGCCGAGCCGGCGCATCGCTGGCTGCGCGAGACGGTGGCCGACGTGGTGCGCGAGGTCACCGCGCTCGGCGACGCCGACCGCTGGCCGATCTGCCAGACGCTGCTCGGCCCCTGCCGGGCGAACGTCCCGGCCGCACATGCGGCAGCGCAGGAGCACCCGGCCGAAGCCGAGCGCGTTCCCGCGTCCGCCTGA
- a CDS encoding (2Fe-2S)-binding protein codes for MIRLNINGEDREIDVEADTPLLWVLRDELGMTGTKYGCGIAACGACTVHLDGMAVRSCQTMASDAEGMAIVTIEGVDGKAAQAVQAAWRELEVPQCGYCQSGQILAATALLAETPKPSDEDIDMAMSGNVCRCATYTRIRAAIHRAAETMEG; via the coding sequence ATGATCCGATTGAACATCAACGGCGAGGATCGCGAGATCGACGTCGAGGCCGACACGCCGCTGCTCTGGGTCCTGCGCGACGAGCTCGGCATGACCGGCACCAAATACGGCTGCGGCATCGCCGCCTGCGGTGCCTGCACCGTCCATCTCGACGGCATGGCCGTGCGTTCCTGCCAGACCATGGCGAGCGATGCGGAAGGCATGGCCATCGTCACCATCGAGGGTGTCGACGGCAAGGCGGCCCAGGCCGTTCAGGCCGCATGGCGCGAACTCGAAGTGCCGCAATGCGGCTACTGCCAGTCTGGCCAGATCCTCGCCGCCACCGCGCTTTTGGCCGAGACGCCGAAGCCGTCCGACGAGGACATCGACATGGCGATGAGCGGCAATGTCTGTCGCTGTGCCACCTACACCCGTATCCGCGCGGCGATCCATCGCGCTGCCGAGACGATGGAGGGCTGA
- a CDS encoding xanthine dehydrogenase family protein molybdopterin-binding subunit has protein sequence MFHVMKRMQDAAARPTRRNFLKMSAVAAGGLVVGSRLALPGAALAEGAAAEDAFTPFVRISPDGLVTVLNKHLDMGQGNATGLATLVAEELDAAPEQMRAEFAPADVERYKNLAFGMQGTGGSTAIANSFEQYRKAGATARAMLVAAAAKAWGVPAGEITVSGGTLSHASGKSGTFGEFAEAAAKLEAPAEVTLKSPDQWVYIGKSFPRLDVPNKTVGAPNTYGMDVQRENMLVAVLTRPLAFGAKVKSFNAEAAKAVKGVVDVIEVPGHGVAVLANSTWPAIKGREALEIEWDEAGAETRSSDALFAEYRELADTAGPVFRNDGDAEAAIAGAANVVEQIFEFPYLAHGMMEPMVLTIHVEGDRATLWYPSQFQTVDQQTAATVLGIPVQNVTINTLYGGGSFGRRTSPDARHILEAAMIAKLWGKSQPIKLVYTREDDTRAGYYRPMGVHKVRAGLDANGNLVGWHHRIVQQSLMSGTFMEQFVVHDGIDETSVEGVKDASYAIPAFHGELHSPKVGVPVLWWRSVGHTQTGYVVEAMMDKAARAAGVDPLEFRRRHLSQPSGIAERDKDNARKLGVLDKVAQMSGWSGPENGDRFRGIAVHKSFNTYVAEVAEVSRREDGTFRIENVWCAVDCGVAVNPDNVKAQMEGGIGYGLAAVLFSEITLTDGHVDQLNFDTYRPLRIEEMPKIEVEVLASAEAPSGAGEPGTPPIGPAVANAILAATGELPAVLPLTKAGLA, from the coding sequence ATGTTTCACGTCATGAAGCGGATGCAGGACGCCGCCGCGCGTCCCACCCGGCGCAACTTCCTGAAGATGTCGGCGGTCGCCGCCGGCGGTCTCGTCGTCGGCTCGCGGCTTGCGCTGCCCGGCGCGGCACTGGCCGAAGGCGCGGCGGCGGAAGATGCCTTCACCCCCTTCGTCCGCATTTCGCCGGACGGCCTCGTCACGGTGCTCAACAAGCATCTCGACATGGGGCAGGGCAACGCCACCGGCCTTGCGACGCTCGTTGCCGAGGAACTTGACGCGGCCCCCGAGCAGATGCGGGCCGAGTTCGCCCCGGCCGATGTCGAGCGCTACAAGAACCTCGCCTTCGGCATGCAGGGCACCGGCGGCTCCACCGCCATCGCCAACTCGTTCGAGCAGTACCGCAAGGCCGGTGCCACGGCCCGCGCCATGCTGGTCGCCGCCGCCGCGAAGGCCTGGGGCGTTCCGGCCGGCGAGATCACCGTCTCGGGCGGCACGCTGTCGCATGCCTCGGGCAAGTCCGGCACGTTCGGCGAGTTCGCCGAGGCGGCGGCGAAGCTGGAGGCTCCGGCCGAGGTGACGCTGAAGTCGCCCGACCAGTGGGTCTATATCGGCAAGTCCTTCCCGCGGCTCGATGTGCCGAACAAGACGGTCGGCGCGCCGAACACCTACGGCATGGATGTCCAGCGCGAGAACATGCTGGTCGCCGTGCTCACCCGGCCGCTGGCCTTCGGGGCGAAGGTGAAGTCGTTCAACGCCGAGGCCGCCAAGGCGGTTAAGGGCGTCGTCGACGTCATCGAGGTTCCCGGACACGGCGTTGCCGTGCTGGCCAACTCCACCTGGCCGGCGATCAAGGGCCGTGAGGCTCTCGAGATCGAATGGGACGAGGCTGGCGCCGAAACGCGCTCCAGCGATGCCCTGTTCGCCGAGTATCGCGAACTGGCCGACACGGCGGGGCCCGTGTTCCGCAACGACGGCGATGCGGAGGCCGCGATTGCGGGTGCAGCAAACGTGGTCGAGCAGATCTTCGAGTTCCCGTATCTCGCCCATGGCATGATGGAGCCGATGGTGCTCACCATCCATGTCGAGGGCGACCGGGCAACGCTCTGGTATCCGTCGCAGTTCCAGACGGTCGACCAGCAGACGGCGGCGACGGTGCTCGGCATCCCGGTCCAGAACGTGACGATCAACACGCTCTATGGCGGCGGCTCGTTCGGCAGGCGTACCTCGCCCGATGCCCGTCACATCCTCGAGGCGGCGATGATCGCCAAGCTCTGGGGCAAGTCGCAGCCGATCAAGCTGGTCTACACCCGCGAGGACGACACCCGTGCCGGCTATTACCGGCCGATGGGCGTCCACAAGGTGCGCGCGGGGCTCGATGCGAACGGCAACCTCGTCGGCTGGCATCACCGCATCGTCCAGCAGTCGCTGATGTCCGGCACCTTCATGGAACAGTTTGTGGTCCATGACGGCATCGACGAGACCTCGGTCGAGGGCGTCAAGGATGCCAGCTACGCGATCCCGGCCTTCCACGGCGAGCTGCATTCGCCCAAGGTCGGCGTGCCGGTGCTGTGGTGGCGCTCGGTCGGCCACACCCAGACGGGCTATGTGGTGGAAGCGATGATGGACAAGGCCGCACGCGCTGCCGGCGTCGATCCGCTCGAGTTCCGCCGCCGGCACCTGTCGCAGCCTTCCGGCATTGCCGAGCGCGACAAGGACAATGCCCGCAAGCTCGGTGTGCTGGACAAGGTCGCGCAGATGTCCGGCTGGTCGGGACCCGAGAATGGTGACCGCTTCCGCGGCATCGCCGTGCACAAGTCGTTCAACACCTATGTGGCCGAGGTCGCGGAGGTCAGCCGCCGCGAGGACGGGACCTTCAGGATCGAGAACGTCTGGTGCGCGGTCGATTGCGGTGTCGCGGTCAACCCGGACAACGTCAAGGCCCAGATGGAAGGCGGCATCGGCTACGGCCTTGCGGCGGTGCTGTTCAGCGAGATCACGCTGACCGACGGTCATGTCGATCAGCTGAACTTCGACACCTACCGTCCGCTGCGCATCGAGGAGATGCCGAAGATCGAGGTCGAGGTGCTTGCCTCCGCCGAGGCGCCGTCGGGCGCCGGCGAGCCTGGCACCCCGCCGATCGGTCCGGCCGTGGCGAACGCGATCCTCGCCGCCACCGGCGAACTGCCGGCGGTGCTGCCGCTGACCAAGGCCGGCCTCGCGTAA
- a CDS encoding iron-containing alcohol dehydrogenase, producing the protein MQPFTTNQVPRIVAGPGRSNEIGAIVTELAGTGACVLLVADNGLTGIGLTPRIAGVLKDGGHRVVTHDAIVSDPKEPAVAEAVRIARQEGVGAVVCLGGGSALDAGKLVAAMIGARGNLEDYRLAAAALPVARVPLVCVPTTAGTGSEATAVSVISDAGGTKYWYWAPALKPDVALLDARLTTGLPPQLTAACGVDAIVHAMEAATSRAAFAENSRICHEAIRLATSHIDRAVSEPNDLEARGAMLLAATWAGIGIDNAGTGMAHNIAHALASLVPIHHGRAVAIGMAASLGWSMEGEEEAYTEVARAFGCAHYGELPMAFSGLVRRLGIRLSLAADINRLSPERLAARMAAPENAPMRAASRRLVTDEDLLLLAERALGFG; encoded by the coding sequence ATGCAGCCTTTCACCACCAACCAGGTGCCGCGCATCGTGGCCGGGCCGGGGCGCAGCAACGAGATCGGCGCCATCGTCACCGAGCTTGCCGGTACCGGCGCCTGCGTGCTGCTGGTTGCCGACAACGGCCTGACCGGCATCGGCCTGACGCCGCGCATTGCCGGCGTGCTCAAGGATGGCGGGCACCGGGTCGTCACCCATGATGCGATCGTCAGCGATCCGAAGGAGCCGGCCGTGGCCGAGGCGGTGCGCATCGCCCGCCAGGAGGGCGTCGGCGCCGTCGTTTGCCTCGGCGGCGGTTCGGCGCTCGATGCCGGCAAGCTCGTGGCCGCGATGATCGGCGCGCGCGGAAATCTCGAGGACTACCGCCTTGCCGCCGCTGCGCTGCCGGTCGCGCGCGTGCCGCTGGTCTGCGTGCCGACCACCGCCGGCACCGGCTCCGAGGCAACCGCCGTTTCCGTGATCTCCGATGCCGGCGGCACCAAATACTGGTACTGGGCGCCGGCCTTGAAGCCCGATGTCGCCCTGCTCGACGCGCGGCTCACCACCGGCCTGCCGCCACAGCTCACCGCTGCCTGCGGGGTCGATGCCATCGTCCACGCCATGGAGGCCGCTACCAGCCGCGCCGCCTTTGCCGAGAATTCCCGCATCTGCCACGAGGCCATCCGCCTCGCCACCTCCCATATCGACCGTGCCGTTTCCGAGCCCAACGACCTGGAAGCGCGGGGCGCGATGCTGCTTGCCGCCACCTGGGCCGGCATCGGTATCGACAATGCCGGCACGGGCATGGCCCACAACATCGCCCACGCGCTGGCGAGCCTCGTGCCGATTCATCACGGCCGCGCGGTCGCCATCGGCATGGCCGCCTCGCTCGGCTGGTCGATGGAGGGCGAGGAGGAGGCCTATACGGAGGTCGCCCGAGCCTTCGGCTGCGCCCATTACGGCGAGCTGCCGATGGCCTTTTCCGGCCTTGTCCGCCGTCTCGGCATTCGCCTGTCGCTGGCCGCCGACATCAACCGGCTGAGCCCGGAGCGACTTGCCGCGCGCATGGCAGCGCCCGAGAACGCGCCGATGCGCGCCGCCAGCCGCCGCCTCGTCACCGACGAGGACCTGCTACTGCTGGCCGAACGTGCGCTCGGCTTCGGTTGA
- a CDS encoding LysR family transcriptional regulator codes for MTASPIDRRRLPLNSLRAFEAAARQMSFTRAAESLGVTQSAVSRHVLNLEEVIGAQLFERRGSSLALTAAGQDLIGNVTPALDRLQAGLNAICEIDRGGTLRLALPPSFAIRMAAPIIETCRAQGGVAIEIDTPYVLESLDSTVHDAAVVFSRPRVTDQVMDLLWMEELTLLCRPDMAPRLREGGIAAALARETVIHIRNEAGRHTAWAELLRAAGVAATLPQGIVFDTAHMALDFAAREGGLVVADRRLAARDIAERRLAAPLAVTAASGFGYFMLFRPDDLQREAVQIFRRRMLTEFAPSLERLPAESERAQGAA; via the coding sequence ATGACCGCAAGCCCGATAGACCGCCGCCGCCTGCCGCTCAATTCGCTGCGCGCCTTCGAGGCTGCCGCGCGGCAGATGAGCTTCACCCGCGCGGCCGAAAGCCTCGGCGTCACCCAGAGCGCCGTCAGCCGCCATGTGCTCAACCTTGAGGAGGTGATCGGCGCCCAGTTGTTCGAGCGGCGCGGCTCGTCGCTGGCACTCACCGCTGCCGGCCAGGACCTCATCGGCAACGTCACACCGGCCCTCGACCGGCTGCAGGCCGGGCTCAACGCCATCTGCGAGATCGACCGCGGCGGCACGCTGCGCCTTGCCCTGCCACCGTCCTTCGCCATTCGCATGGCCGCGCCGATCATCGAGACCTGCCGCGCGCAAGGCGGCGTCGCCATCGAGATCGACACGCCCTATGTGCTGGAAAGCCTCGACAGCACGGTGCATGACGCCGCCGTCGTCTTCTCCCGTCCGCGCGTCACCGATCAGGTGATGGACCTGCTGTGGATGGAGGAGCTCACCCTTTTGTGCCGGCCCGACATGGCGCCGCGCCTGCGCGAGGGGGGAATCGCGGCAGCGCTCGCCCGCGAGACCGTCATCCACATCCGCAACGAGGCCGGCCGCCACACCGCCTGGGCGGAGCTGCTGCGCGCCGCCGGCGTCGCCGCCACCCTGCCGCAGGGCATCGTCTTCGACACCGCGCATATGGCGCTGGACTTCGCCGCCCGCGAGGGCGGGCTGGTGGTCGCCGACCGCCGGCTTGCCGCGCGAGACATCGCGGAAAGGCGCCTTGCCGCGCCGCTTGCCGTCACTGCGGCCTCCGGTTTCGGCTATTTCATGCTGTTCCGCCCCGACGACCTGCAGCGCGAGGCGGTGCAGATCTTCCGCCGCCGCATGCTGACCGAGTTCGCGCCGTCGCTCGAACGTCTCCCGGCCGAAAGCGAGCGGGCGCAAGGGGCGGCCTGA
- a CDS encoding sarcosine oxidase subunit beta family protein codes for MQKYSALSLLRNALSGHRDWQPAWRKPDPKPAYDAIIVGGGGHGLSTAYYLAKEHGLTNIAVLEKGWLGSGNIGRNTTIVRSNYMLPGNNRFYEWSMKLWEGLSLDLNYNVMFSQRGVLNLAHTPSQLDDYARRGNSMRLEGIDAELLGREEVARMVPGLDMSLTARFPVLGGLLQPRAGTARHDAVAWGYARAADARGVDIIENCEVTGFLREGGRIIGVETTRGEIRAPKVGVAVAGSTSQVLRLAGIERLPIESHVLQAFVSEPVKPILDCVVTFGAGHLYISQSDKGGLVFGGDIDKYNSYAQRGNLPVVEHVMSEVSAMLPFVSRLRLLRNWGGIMDMSMDGSPIIATGPLPGLYLNAGWCYGGFKATPASGWCFAWTMAKDEPHPLNAPFTLDRFQRGYVLDERGAGPYPKMH; via the coding sequence TTGCAGAAATATTCGGCCCTCTCGCTGCTGCGCAACGCCCTGTCCGGACACCGCGACTGGCAGCCCGCCTGGCGCAAGCCCGATCCCAAGCCCGCCTACGATGCGATCATCGTCGGCGGCGGCGGCCATGGCCTTTCGACCGCCTATTACCTCGCCAAGGAGCATGGCCTCACCAATATCGCGGTGCTGGAGAAAGGTTGGCTCGGTTCCGGCAATATCGGCCGCAACACCACCATCGTGCGCTCCAACTACATGCTGCCGGGCAACAACCGCTTCTACGAATGGTCGATGAAGCTGTGGGAGGGCCTGTCGCTCGACCTCAACTACAATGTGATGTTCTCCCAGCGCGGCGTCCTCAACCTGGCGCACACGCCGTCGCAGCTCGACGACTACGCCCGGCGCGGCAACTCCATGCGGCTGGAGGGCATCGATGCGGAGCTGCTCGGCCGCGAGGAGGTCGCGCGCATGGTGCCGGGCCTCGACATGTCGCTGACCGCCCGGTTCCCGGTGCTCGGGGGCCTGCTGCAGCCGCGCGCCGGCACCGCCCGTCACGACGCGGTCGCCTGGGGCTACGCACGGGCGGCCGATGCGCGCGGCGTCGACATCATCGAGAATTGCGAGGTCACCGGCTTCCTGCGCGAGGGCGGGCGGATTATCGGCGTCGAGACGACGCGCGGCGAGATCCGCGCCCCCAAGGTCGGCGTTGCCGTCGCCGGCAGTACTTCGCAGGTGCTGCGCCTTGCCGGCATCGAGCGCCTTCCCATCGAAAGCCACGTGCTGCAGGCCTTCGTCTCCGAGCCGGTCAAGCCGATCCTCGACTGCGTCGTCACCTTCGGCGCCGGCCATCTCTACATTTCGCAGTCCGACAAGGGCGGTCTGGTCTTCGGCGGCGACATCGACAAGTACAATTCCTACGCCCAGCGGGGCAATCTGCCGGTGGTCGAGCACGTCATGTCGGAGGTGAGCGCGATGCTGCCCTTCGTCTCGCGCCTGCGGCTGCTGCGCAACTGGGGCGGCATCATGGACATGAGCATGGACGGCAGCCCGATCATCGCCACCGGCCCGCTGCCCGGCCTCTATCTCAATGCCGGCTGGTGCTACGGCGGCTTCAAGGCGACGCCCGCCTCCGGCTGGTGCTTCGCCTGGACCATGGCGAAAGACGAGCCGCACCCGCTCAACGCCCCCTTCACGCTCGACCGGTTCCAGCGCGGCTACGTCCTCGACGAGCGCGGCGCCGGCCCCTATCCGAAGATGCACTGA
- a CDS encoding sarcosine oxidase subunit delta produces MRIHCPCCGPRGVAEFSYGGDGTIRRPDLSVTDTDAHVAYVFERENPRGPHVELWHHIGGCRHWLRVTRDTLTHEITSVEMAGRFAGEAAHIPGAGA; encoded by the coding sequence ATGCGCATCCACTGTCCCTGCTGCGGGCCGCGCGGCGTCGCCGAGTTCTCCTATGGCGGCGACGGCACCATTCGCCGGCCGGATCTCTCCGTGACCGACACCGACGCCCATGTCGCCTATGTCTTCGAGCGGGAAAACCCGCGCGGGCCCCATGTCGAGCTGTGGCACCATATCGGCGGCTGTCGCCACTGGCTTAGGGTCACGCGCGATACGCTGACCCACGAGATCACCAGCGTCGAGATGGCCGGGCGCTTTGCCGGCGAGGCTGCGCACATTCCGGGAGCGGGCGCATGA